The Streptomyces sp. NBC_01268 genome window below encodes:
- a CDS encoding DUF7144 family membrane protein encodes MSQNTASPRRQNSASSGGWAAGGTLFAGVLMLVTGIMDIFQGIAGIAEDDVYTRVGDYVFKFNLTTWGWIHLILGIVVAIAGFGILKGAEWGRVAGIALASLNVLAQFLFLPYQPWWALFSMAVSIFVIWALATDDAYGGGRP; translated from the coding sequence ATGAGCCAGAACACCGCATCACCGCGCAGACAGAACTCGGCGAGCAGCGGCGGCTGGGCCGCCGGGGGCACCCTCTTCGCCGGTGTCCTCATGCTGGTCACCGGCATCATGGACATCTTCCAGGGCATCGCGGGCATCGCCGAGGACGACGTCTACACCCGCGTCGGCGACTACGTCTTCAAGTTCAACCTGACGACGTGGGGCTGGATCCACCTCATCCTCGGCATCGTCGTCGCCATCGCGGGCTTCGGCATCCTCAAGGGTGCCGAGTGGGGCCGGGTCGCCGGTATCGCGCTCGCCTCCCTGAACGTCCTCGCCCAGTTCCTGTTCCTGCCCTACCAGCCGTGGTGGGCGCTGTTCTCCATGGCCGTCTCGATCTTCGTGATCTGGGCGCTGGCCACGGACGACGCCTACGGCGGCGGGCGCCCGTGA
- a CDS encoding DUF2630 family protein: protein MDNDEILENIGTLVEEERALRLRTGGLLDEERSRLAELELRLDQCWDLLRQRRAKAEYGEDPDTAAVRPAAEVEGYRS from the coding sequence ATGGACAACGACGAGATCCTCGAGAACATCGGCACCCTCGTCGAGGAGGAACGCGCCCTTCGCCTGCGCACCGGGGGCCTCCTGGACGAGGAGCGCTCCCGCCTCGCCGAGCTGGAGCTCCGCCTGGACCAGTGCTGGGACCTGCTGCGGCAGCGCCGCGCGAAGGCCGAGTACGGCGAGGACCCGGACACCGCCGCCGTCCGCCCCGCGGCGGAGGTCGAGGGCTACCGCAGCTGA